Proteins from a genomic interval of Massilia sp. KIM:
- a CDS encoding GNAT family N-acetyltransferase has translation MITNDSSFQVSTDQSKLDIPMIYRFLSEQSTWAVGISRPVVERAIENSLCFGGYLDGRQIAFARVITDFATFANLVDVFVVPEYRGHGYGKQLIGVVLRHPSLQKLRRFTLATSDAHGLYERFGFTAPQRPETLMERYFPNIYLS, from the coding sequence ATGATTACCAACGACTCCAGCTTCCAGGTCAGCACCGACCAGAGCAAGCTCGACATCCCGATGATCTACCGCTTCCTGAGCGAGCAGAGTACCTGGGCGGTCGGCATCTCGCGGCCGGTGGTCGAGCGCGCCATCGAAAACTCGCTGTGCTTCGGCGGCTACCTGGACGGCCGCCAGATCGCGTTCGCACGCGTGATCACCGACTTCGCCACGTTCGCCAACCTGGTGGACGTGTTCGTCGTGCCCGAATACCGCGGGCATGGCTACGGCAAGCAGCTGATCGGTGTGGTGCTGCGCCACCCGAGCCTGCAAAAGCTGCGCCGTTTCACGCTCGCGACCAGCGATGCGCATGGCCTCTACGAACGCTTCGGCTTCACCGCGCCCCAGCGTCCGGAGACCCTCATGGAACGCTACTTTCCCAACATTTATTTGTCCTGA
- a CDS encoding cyanophycinase, whose product MLHFVVRALLAWALLASNFSAAAETPQPKGSLVIIGGALRADNAAVWERIVQLAGGKGARIAVFASASASPERAGKYLVERFNQYGAKAFFVPVAVRLGGVDYALAAEDPALAAAVRSAGGAYFAGGDQGRITRALRRPDGSNTLILDALWDMYRRGGVIAGSSAGAAIMSSTMFGYPKPILTTLKLGLQDEDEIAPGLGFIGDDVFVDQHLLVRGRFARMLPAMLKKGYKIGLGIDENTAMVVGPTREVEVVGYRGALLVDLNQAQSKDGLFNVSNARLSYLDNGDRFNLATRAFIPAPDKMDGKIDPGKPYYREPLFTADILGNTTVVDLMSRLIDSDQMEAIGLSLDSPNGVQPEVGFEFKLTRTNDSVGYLSPLSEGYSVYNVRLDIRPIVVQRPLYQYK is encoded by the coding sequence ATGCTCCACTTCGTTGTCCGTGCCTTACTCGCCTGGGCATTGCTGGCGAGTAATTTCAGTGCCGCTGCCGAGACGCCGCAGCCCAAGGGCTCGCTCGTCATCATCGGCGGCGCGCTGAGGGCCGACAACGCCGCGGTCTGGGAGCGCATCGTCCAGCTGGCGGGCGGCAAGGGGGCGCGCATCGCGGTGTTCGCCTCGGCCTCGGCCAGCCCTGAGCGCGCCGGTAAATACCTGGTCGAACGATTCAACCAATACGGCGCCAAGGCCTTCTTCGTGCCGGTCGCGGTGCGCCTGGGCGGGGTCGACTACGCCCTCGCCGCCGAAGACCCGGCGCTGGCGGCCGCCGTGCGCTCGGCCGGCGGCGCCTATTTCGCCGGCGGCGACCAGGGCCGCATCACGCGCGCGCTGCGTCGCCCGGACGGCAGCAATACCCTGATCCTCGACGCCCTGTGGGACATGTACCGGCGTGGCGGGGTGATCGCCGGCTCCAGCGCCGGCGCCGCCATCATGAGCAGCACCATGTTCGGCTACCCCAAGCCCATCCTGACCACCCTCAAGCTCGGCCTGCAGGACGAGGATGAGATCGCGCCCGGCCTGGGCTTCATCGGCGACGACGTCTTCGTCGACCAGCACCTGTTGGTGCGCGGGCGCTTCGCGCGCATGCTGCCGGCCATGCTCAAGAAGGGCTACAAGATCGGCCTGGGCATCGACGAGAACACCGCCATGGTGGTCGGTCCGACGCGCGAAGTGGAGGTGGTGGGCTACCGCGGGGCGCTGCTGGTCGACCTGAACCAGGCGCAGTCGAAGGACGGCCTGTTCAACGTCAGCAACGCGCGCCTGAGCTACCTGGACAATGGCGACCGGTTCAACCTCGCGACACGCGCCTTCATTCCGGCGCCGGACAAAATGGACGGCAAGATCGACCCGGGCAAGCCTTATTACCGCGAACCCCTGTTCACCGCCGACATCCTCGGCAACACCACCGTGGTCGACCTGATGTCCAGGCTGATCGACAGCGACCAGATGGAAGCCATCGGCCTCTCCCTCGACAGCCCCAACGGCGTGCAGCCGGAGGTCGGCTTCGAGTTCAAGCTCACCCGCACCAACGACAGTGTCGGTTATCTCTCGCCCCTGAGCGAAGGCTATTCGGTCTACAACGTGCGGCTCGACATCCGCCCGATCGTGGTGCAGCGGCCGCTCTACCAGTACAAGTAG
- a CDS encoding IgA Peptidase M64 → MRHLLLALSAALLLGAASVHAAQPATIRVDYTHSGNALQDGYALERVVVEPLPWPGNLAKNLDDTNRGQNRVEVVDARTGDLLYSRGFSTIFGEWRSTEEATKISRAFQESVRFPKPDRPVRVRILKRDERNQFSVAWSVDVDTDAQDVLKQQPPAPAKPVAIQVSGPSPDKVDLLILGDGYTQAEMKKFESDARRLSQYLFSVSPFRERAKDFNVWAMAVPTPKSGVSRPSTGLHNPSTLGTRYDIFGSERYVLTLDNRALRDIAQHAPYEFIEILVNNETYGGGGIFGQFSTAAAGNAWANYLFVHEFGHHFAGLADEYYTSPVAYQSASGRPEPWEPNVTALRDPAQLKWKRHVKAGTPLPTAWPKAEYEEASRAYQKQRAALRAANRPESEMDALFHDDLARTRALFDKHPHRHVIGAFEGANYEASGYYRPAMQCLMFDRSEKFCPVCQDGIAEIIDLYAGAAKR, encoded by the coding sequence ATGCGCCATCTCCTGCTTGCCTTGTCCGCCGCGCTGCTGCTCGGCGCCGCCTCCGTCCACGCCGCCCAGCCGGCCACCATCCGCGTCGACTACACCCACAGCGGCAATGCGCTGCAGGATGGCTATGCGCTCGAGCGCGTGGTAGTCGAGCCCTTGCCCTGGCCGGGCAACCTGGCGAAGAACCTCGACGACACCAACCGCGGCCAGAACCGGGTCGAGGTGGTCGACGCCAGGACCGGCGACCTGCTGTACTCGCGCGGCTTCTCGACCATCTTCGGCGAATGGCGCAGCACCGAGGAAGCCACGAAGATCAGCCGCGCCTTCCAGGAGTCGGTGCGCTTTCCCAAGCCGGACCGCCCGGTGCGGGTGCGCATTCTCAAGCGCGACGAGCGCAACCAGTTCTCGGTGGCCTGGAGCGTCGACGTGGACACCGACGCCCAGGACGTGCTCAAGCAGCAGCCGCCCGCGCCGGCGAAACCGGTGGCGATCCAGGTCAGCGGCCCTTCGCCCGACAAGGTCGACCTCCTGATCCTGGGCGACGGCTACACCCAGGCCGAGATGAAGAAATTCGAGAGCGACGCGCGGCGCTTGTCGCAATACCTGTTCTCGGTCTCGCCCTTCCGCGAGCGGGCGAAGGATTTCAACGTGTGGGCAATGGCGGTGCCGACGCCGAAATCGGGCGTCTCGCGTCCCTCGACCGGCCTGCACAACCCGTCCACGCTGGGCACGCGCTACGACATCTTCGGCAGCGAGCGCTACGTGCTCACGCTGGATAACCGCGCGCTGCGCGACATCGCCCAGCATGCGCCTTACGAATTCATCGAGATCCTGGTCAACAACGAGACTTATGGCGGCGGCGGCATTTTCGGCCAGTTCAGCACCGCGGCAGCTGGCAACGCCTGGGCCAACTACCTGTTCGTGCACGAATTCGGCCACCACTTCGCCGGGCTCGCCGACGAGTACTACACCTCGCCGGTGGCCTACCAGTCCGCGAGCGGGCGTCCGGAACCCTGGGAGCCGAACGTGACCGCGCTGCGCGATCCGGCGCAGCTGAAGTGGAAGCGCCACGTGAAGGCCGGCACGCCGCTGCCCACCGCCTGGCCCAAGGCGGAGTACGAGGAAGCCTCGCGCGCCTACCAGAAACAGCGCGCGGCGCTGCGCGCGGCGAACCGTCCGGAATCCGAGATGGACGCCCTGTTCCACGACGACCTCGCGCGCACCCGGGCGCTGTTCGACAAGCACCCGCACCGCCATGTGATCGGCGCCTTCGAGGGCGCGAACTACGAGGCCAGCGGCTACTACCGGCCGGCGATGCAGTGCCTGATGTTCGACCGCAGCGAGAAGTTCTGTCCGGTGTGCCAGGACGGCATCGCCGAGATCATCGACCTGTATGCGGGCGCTGCCAAGCGGTAA
- the parC gene encoding DNA topoisomerase IV subunit A, which yields MTQASLFEQQHEPADDVETLTLSTFAERAYLDYAVSVVKGRALPDVTDGQKPVQRRILYAMNELGLGPTAKPRKSAAVVGDVLGKLHPHGDQSVYDALVRMAQDFSLRYPLIDGQGNFGSRDGDGAAAMRYTEARLTPISRLLLDEIDMGTVDFQPNYDGSTTEPRSLPARLPMVLLNGASGIAVGLATEIPSHNLREVAQAAVAMIRNPKITHAELMATIPGPDFPGGGQIITPASQIADMYAGGRGSLKVRARWKIEELARGQWQAVVYELPPGCSAQRVLEEIEELTNPKVKLGKKALLPEQLALKQTILGALDTVRDESGREAPVRLVFEPKSKNQDQNEFMLMLLAHTSLETSSPINLVMIGGDGRPRQKGLTAILQEWIDYRFVTVRRRTEFRLGKVNDRIHILEGRETVLLNIDKVIAIIRNSDEPKQALIDEFRLTDRQAEDILEIRLRQLARLEAIKIQQELAELRSEKEKLQDILDNPSSMKRLVIREIEADAKQFGDERRTLIEEAQKAVAEQKVIDEPVTVIVSEKGWVRARTGIGHDPAQFTFKAGDSLYKAFECRTVDHLLGVGDNGKVYSVPVGALPGARGDGVPITTLVDLSGGVRILHYFAGNPDTRLLLSSSNGFGFIAKAGDMVSRLKGGKSFITLDEGAVPLPPRVVADTAGAIACLSEKGRVLVFGIDEMKVLTNGGRGVTLMELEPKETLLAAQPISPKGVNVIGTWAGAKARVVELFASGLEPHFGKRARKGKPLSARLKAQDLAMRVTEGEAAKSA from the coding sequence ATGACGCAAGCAAGCCTCTTCGAACAACAACACGAGCCCGCCGACGACGTCGAAACGCTCACCCTTTCCACCTTCGCCGAGCGCGCCTACCTGGACTACGCGGTCTCGGTCGTGAAAGGCCGCGCCCTGCCGGACGTCACCGACGGCCAGAAGCCGGTCCAGCGCCGCATCCTGTACGCGATGAACGAGCTGGGCCTGGGCCCGACCGCCAAGCCGCGCAAGTCCGCCGCCGTGGTCGGCGACGTGCTGGGTAAGCTCCACCCGCACGGCGACCAGTCGGTGTACGACGCCCTGGTGCGCATGGCCCAGGACTTCTCGCTGCGCTACCCGCTCATCGACGGCCAGGGCAACTTCGGCTCGCGCGACGGCGACGGCGCCGCGGCGATGCGTTACACCGAAGCGCGCCTGACCCCGATCTCGCGCCTGCTGCTGGACGAGATCGACATGGGCACGGTGGACTTCCAGCCCAACTACGACGGCTCGACCACCGAACCGCGTTCGCTGCCGGCCCGCCTGCCGATGGTGCTGCTCAACGGCGCCTCGGGCATCGCGGTCGGCCTGGCCACCGAGATCCCCTCGCACAACTTGCGCGAGGTGGCGCAGGCGGCGGTGGCCATGATCCGCAATCCGAAGATTACCCACGCCGAGCTGATGGCCACCATCCCCGGCCCGGACTTCCCGGGCGGCGGCCAGATCATCACTCCGGCCTCGCAGATCGCCGACATGTACGCCGGCGGGCGCGGCTCGCTCAAGGTGCGCGCACGCTGGAAGATCGAAGAGCTGGCGCGCGGCCAGTGGCAGGCCGTGGTCTATGAGCTGCCGCCGGGCTGCTCGGCCCAGCGCGTGCTGGAAGAGATCGAAGAACTGACCAATCCGAAGGTCAAGCTGGGCAAGAAGGCCCTGCTGCCCGAGCAGCTGGCGCTCAAGCAGACCATCCTCGGCGCGCTCGACACCGTGCGCGACGAATCGGGCCGCGAGGCGCCGGTGCGCCTGGTGTTCGAGCCGAAGTCGAAGAACCAGGACCAGAACGAGTTCATGCTGATGCTGCTCGCGCACACCTCGCTCGAGACTTCCAGCCCGATCAACCTGGTGATGATCGGCGGCGACGGCCGCCCGCGCCAGAAGGGCCTGACGGCGATCCTGCAGGAGTGGATCGACTACCGCTTCGTCACGGTGCGCCGCCGCACCGAGTTCAGGCTGGGCAAGGTCAACGACCGCATCCACATCCTGGAAGGCCGCGAGACCGTCCTGCTGAACATCGACAAGGTGATCGCCATCATCCGCAACTCGGACGAGCCAAAGCAGGCCCTGATCGACGAGTTCCGCCTGACCGACCGCCAGGCCGAGGACATCCTCGAGATCCGCCTGCGCCAGCTGGCGCGCCTGGAAGCGATCAAGATCCAGCAGGAGCTGGCCGAGCTGCGTTCGGAAAAGGAAAAGCTGCAGGACATCCTGGACAACCCGTCCTCGATGAAGCGCCTGGTGATCCGCGAGATCGAAGCGGACGCCAAGCAGTTCGGCGACGAGCGCCGCACCCTGATCGAAGAAGCGCAGAAGGCGGTGGCCGAGCAGAAGGTCATCGACGAGCCGGTGACGGTGATCGTGTCCGAGAAGGGCTGGGTGCGCGCGCGCACCGGCATCGGCCACGATCCGGCGCAGTTCACCTTCAAGGCCGGCGACTCGCTGTACAAGGCCTTCGAATGCCGCACCGTCGACCACCTGCTGGGCGTGGGCGACAACGGCAAGGTGTATTCGGTGCCGGTGGGTGCCCTGCCGGGCGCGCGCGGCGACGGCGTGCCGATCACGACCCTGGTCGACCTGTCGGGCGGCGTGCGCATTCTGCACTACTTCGCCGGCAATCCGGACACCCGCCTGCTGCTGTCGAGCTCGAACGGTTTCGGCTTCATCGCCAAGGCGGGCGACATGGTCAGCCGCCTGAAGGGCGGCAAGTCCTTCATCACCCTGGACGAGGGCGCCGTCCCGCTGCCGCCGCGCGTGGTGGCCGATACCGCCGGGGCGATCGCCTGCCTGTCCGAAAAGGGCCGGGTGCTGGTGTTCGGCATCGACGAGATGAAGGTGCTGACCAATGGCGGCCGGGGCGTCACGCTGATGGAGCTGGAGCCCAAGGAGACGCTGCTGGCGGCTCAGCCGATCAGCCCGAAGGGCGTGAACGTGATCGGCACCTGGGCCGGCGCCAAGGCGCGGGTGGTCGAGCTGTTCGCATCCGGTCTGGAGCCGCACTTCGGCAAGCGGGCGCGCAAGGGCAAGCCGCTGTCGGCGAGGCTCAAGGCCCAGGATCTCGCGATGCGGGTGACGGAAGGTGAGGCGGCGAAGTCTGCCTGA
- a CDS encoding DNA topoisomerase IV subunit B: MATKKPASDYSESSIRVLKGLEPVKQRPGMYTRTENPLHIIQEVIDNASDEALGGHCKNIDVTLNADGSVTVEDDGRGIPVGLHPDEGVSTVEIVFTRLHAGGKFDKGSGGAYAFSGGLHGVGVSVTNALSKRLEITVWRKDDQGNGVHRLAFEAGDVVEPLSSAPLERGGKKNGTRVTAWPDGKYFDSPNIPMAELQRLLRSKAVLLPGVTVTLKIEKTGDVQTWRYDEGLRGYLTEALNQTSSGQTLIPLFEGAQFAAAGDEGFAEGEGAAWVVAWTEEGGVVRESYVNLIPTPSGGTHEAGLRDGLFGAVKNFVELHSLLPKGVKLLPEDVFARVSFVLSAKVLDPQFQGQTKERLNSRDAVKLVSTFTKPPLELWLNQHVEYGKKLAELVIKQAQSRLRSLQKVEKKKSSGVAVLPGKLTDCESSDITRNELFLVEGDSAGGSAKMGRDKEFQAILPLRGKVLNSWETDRDRLFANNEIHDIAVAIGVDPHGPDDQPDLSGLRYGKICILSDADVDGSHIQVLLLTLFFKHFPALFRNGHICIARPPLYRVDVPARGKKPIQKLYALDDGELLAIEDKLKKEGLKEGSWSISRFKGLGEMNAEQLWETTMNPDTRRLLPVAFGEYNLAESSARFNMLMGKGEAAARRAWIEEHGNETEADI, from the coding sequence ATGGCCACTAAGAAACCCGCATCCGATTACAGCGAATCATCCATCCGCGTCCTCAAGGGACTCGAACCTGTGAAGCAGCGTCCGGGCATGTACACCCGGACCGAGAATCCGCTCCACATCATCCAGGAAGTGATCGACAACGCCTCGGACGAGGCGCTCGGCGGGCACTGCAAGAACATCGACGTGACCCTGAACGCGGACGGTTCGGTCACGGTCGAGGACGACGGCCGCGGCATTCCGGTCGGCCTGCACCCCGACGAAGGCGTGTCCACGGTCGAGATCGTGTTCACCCGCCTGCACGCGGGCGGCAAGTTCGACAAGGGCTCGGGCGGCGCCTATGCCTTCTCGGGCGGCCTGCACGGCGTCGGCGTGTCGGTGACCAATGCGCTTTCCAAGCGCCTGGAAATCACGGTCTGGCGCAAGGACGACCAGGGCAATGGCGTGCACCGCTTGGCCTTCGAGGCCGGCGACGTGGTCGAGCCCTTGAGCTCCGCCCCGCTGGAACGCGGCGGCAAGAAGAACGGCACCCGCGTCACTGCCTGGCCGGACGGCAAGTATTTCGATTCGCCGAACATCCCCATGGCCGAGCTGCAGCGCCTGCTGCGCTCCAAGGCCGTGCTGCTGCCGGGCGTTACCGTCACCCTCAAGATCGAGAAGACCGGCGACGTCCAGACCTGGCGCTACGACGAGGGCCTGCGCGGCTACCTGACCGAGGCCCTGAACCAGACCTCCAGCGGCCAGACCCTGATCCCGCTGTTCGAGGGCGCCCAGTTCGCGGCCGCCGGCGACGAGGGCTTCGCCGAGGGTGAAGGCGCGGCCTGGGTGGTGGCCTGGACCGAGGAAGGCGGCGTGGTGCGCGAATCCTACGTCAACCTGATCCCGACCCCGAGCGGCGGCACCCACGAAGCCGGCCTGCGCGACGGCCTGTTCGGCGCGGTGAAGAACTTCGTCGAGCTGCACTCGCTGCTGCCCAAGGGCGTCAAGCTGCTGCCGGAAGACGTGTTCGCCCGCGTCTCCTTCGTGCTCTCGGCCAAGGTGCTGGACCCGCAGTTCCAGGGCCAGACCAAGGAGCGCCTGAACTCGCGCGACGCCGTGAAGCTGGTGTCGACCTTCACCAAGCCGCCGCTCGAGCTGTGGCTGAACCAGCACGTCGAATACGGCAAGAAGCTGGCCGAGCTGGTGATCAAGCAGGCCCAGTCGCGCCTGCGTTCGCTGCAGAAGGTCGAGAAGAAGAAATCCTCGGGCGTGGCCGTGCTGCCGGGCAAGCTCACCGATTGCGAGTCGAGCGACATCACCCGCAACGAGCTGTTCCTGGTCGAGGGCGACTCGGCGGGCGGTTCGGCCAAGATGGGCCGCGACAAGGAATTCCAGGCCATCCTGCCGCTGCGCGGCAAGGTGCTGAACTCCTGGGAAACCGACCGCGACCGCCTGTTCGCCAACAACGAGATCCACGACATCGCGGTGGCGATCGGGGTCGACCCGCACGGTCCGGACGACCAGCCCGACCTGTCGGGCCTGCGCTACGGCAAGATCTGCATCCTCTCGGATGCGGACGTGGACGGCTCGCACATCCAGGTCCTGCTGCTGACCCTGTTCTTCAAGCACTTCCCTGCCCTGTTCAGGAATGGCCACATCTGCATCGCCCGTCCGCCGCTCTACCGCGTGGACGTGCCGGCGCGCGGCAAGAAGCCGATCCAGAAGCTGTATGCGCTGGACGACGGCGAACTGCTGGCCATCGAGGACAAGCTCAAGAAGGAAGGCCTGAAGGAAGGCTCGTGGAGCATTTCCCGCTTCAAGGGCCTGGGCGAGATGAACGCCGAGCAGTTGTGGGAAACCACCATGAATCCGGACACCCGGCGCCTGCTGCCGGTGGCCTTCGGCGAATACAACCTGGCCGAGTCCTCGGCGCGCTTCAATATGCTGATGGGCAAAGGCGAAGCGGCGGCGCGCAGGGCGTGGATCGAGGAACATGGGAATGAGACCGAGGCGGATATTTGA
- a CDS encoding response regulator, with protein MQEPDIYIADGSNPEALARLSCLPPGALQPILLIGGDGSRAWRTLQRPLDPGRLCDTLAELLDARVQALAALTARGECSLPERRRKPRLTPDREPPEHYVRLRHGPPDGAVLIIDKGGAFRDHVAQVVGSKLAAEGREARCGRPVEWTDSSRAAVRLCDETPVSLVMINTCTPGIEPYSLSSAIKSQEGAGRTAVLFLVGQSFKYDSLRARDAGVRGLLDKPVADRHLVATFQKLLALPAPKLL; from the coding sequence TTGCAAGAACCCGACATCTATATCGCCGACGGCAGCAACCCGGAGGCGCTCGCGCGCCTGTCCTGCCTGCCGCCCGGCGCCCTGCAACCCATCCTCCTGATCGGCGGCGACGGCAGCCGCGCCTGGCGCACCCTGCAGCGTCCGCTCGACCCCGGGCGCCTGTGCGACACCCTGGCCGAGCTGCTTGACGCCCGGGTGCAGGCCCTGGCCGCGCTCACCGCGCGCGGCGAGTGCAGCCTGCCCGAGCGCCGCCGCAAGCCGCGCCTGACGCCCGATCGCGAGCCGCCCGAACATTACGTGCGGCTGCGCCACGGTCCGCCGGACGGCGCCGTCCTGATCATCGACAAGGGCGGGGCCTTCCGCGACCACGTGGCGCAGGTGGTCGGCAGCAAGCTGGCCGCGGAGGGCAGGGAAGCCCGTTGCGGCAGACCGGTCGAGTGGACCGACAGTTCGCGCGCCGCCGTGCGCCTGTGCGACGAAACCCCCGTCTCGCTGGTGATGATCAACACCTGCACACCGGGCATCGAGCCCTACAGCCTGAGCAGCGCCATCAAGTCGCAGGAGGGCGCGGGGCGCACCGCCGTGCTGTTCCTGGTCGGGCAATCCTTCAAGTACGACAGCCTGCGCGCCCGCGATGCCGGCGTGCGCGGCTTGCTCGACAAACCGGTGGCGGACCGCCATCTGGTGGCGACTTTCCAGAAATTGCTGGCCTTGCCGGCGCCAAAACTACTGTAA
- a CDS encoding gamma-glutamyl-gamma-aminobutyrate hydrolase family protein, translated as MVEHNHKLPEEGPGEEPGPPIEKDPDTPVRVPDRRATEPPGRGGRARYQRDGDTPLALAGRVLTSRFRAMRERFNRDFMQRTLHIGVSARIFHPEPGARGLLSKNLQYLEESIAQWVMSRDVLVFMIPTVNTNGLLHPSNITLRHYARHLDGLVLQGGADVAPQTYSETPTRPEWAGDRARDVYELELLHEFVDAGKPVLGVCRGCQLINVAFGGTLYQDVATNVPEALAHVHDLYDAHRHEIVFPQGSTLSRMFPNTRKAVVNSIHHQAVKELGRDIVVEAYSEPDGIVEAIRYRRADFVMGLQWHPEFHRAGGVDLLDCTPVLDEFLRAARETRL; from the coding sequence ATGGTTGAACACAATCACAAGCTGCCCGAGGAAGGCCCCGGCGAGGAACCCGGGCCGCCGATCGAAAAAGATCCGGACACGCCGGTGCGCGTCCCCGACCGGCGCGCCACCGAGCCGCCGGGACGCGGCGGGCGCGCCCGCTACCAGCGCGACGGCGACACCCCGCTGGCCCTGGCCGGGCGGGTGCTGACCTCGCGTTTTCGCGCGATGCGCGAGCGCTTCAACCGCGATTTCATGCAGCGCACCCTGCACATCGGGGTCTCGGCGCGGATCTTCCACCCCGAACCCGGCGCGCGCGGGCTGCTCAGCAAGAATCTCCAGTATCTCGAGGAATCGATCGCCCAGTGGGTGATGTCGCGCGACGTGCTGGTGTTCATGATCCCGACGGTCAATACCAACGGCCTGCTTCACCCCAGTAACATCACCTTGCGCCACTATGCCCGCCATCTCGACGGCCTAGTGCTGCAGGGCGGGGCGGATGTGGCGCCCCAGACCTATTCCGAAACCCCGACCAGGCCGGAATGGGCGGGCGACCGTGCGCGCGACGTCTACGAGCTGGAACTGCTGCACGAATTCGTCGACGCCGGCAAGCCGGTGCTGGGCGTTTGCCGCGGCTGCCAGCTCATCAACGTGGCTTTCGGCGGCACGCTCTACCAGGATGTGGCCACCAATGTCCCCGAGGCGCTGGCTCACGTGCACGACCTGTACGACGCCCACCGCCACGAGATCGTCTTCCCCCAGGGTTCAACCCTGAGCCGCATGTTCCCCAACACGCGCAAGGCGGTGGTCAATTCGATCCACCACCAGGCGGTGAAGGAGCTCGGGCGCGACATCGTGGTCGAGGCCTATTCCGAGCCGGACGGCATCGTCGAGGCGATCCGCTACCGCCGCGCCGATTTCGTGATGGGCCTGCAATGGCATCCGGAATTCCACCGCGCCGGCGGGGTCGACCTGCTCGACTGCACCCCGGTGCTGGACGAATTCCTGCGCGCCGCCCGCGAGACCCGGCTCTGA
- a CDS encoding helix-turn-helix transcriptional regulator, whose protein sequence is MKDGPNITAIAALIGDHARAQVLNLLMAGRALTATELADAAGVTRQTISAHLAKLQAAGLLSVESQGRHRYFRIADPEVAHMLESLMGVAFGLNALPLLPGPREPALRKARVCYDHLAGELGVLVYELMLAQGAFALGAEGMGLTAAGRALVARLDIDADAPAGRRPLCRSCLDWSERRHHLAGRLGAALLARCEQLGWAQREPDSRVMRFSAAGEAALRDWLG, encoded by the coding sequence ATGAAGGACGGACCCAACATCACCGCCATCGCCGCGCTGATCGGCGATCATGCACGCGCCCAGGTGCTGAACCTGCTGATGGCCGGGCGCGCGCTCACGGCCACCGAGCTGGCCGACGCGGCCGGCGTCACGCGCCAGACCATCAGCGCCCACCTGGCCAAGCTGCAGGCCGCCGGCCTGCTGAGCGTCGAGTCTCAGGGACGGCACCGCTACTTCCGCATCGCCGACCCTGAGGTCGCGCACATGCTGGAGTCGCTGATGGGCGTGGCCTTCGGCCTGAACGCCCTGCCACTGCTGCCCGGTCCGCGCGAACCGGCGCTGCGCAAGGCGCGGGTCTGCTACGACCACCTGGCGGGGGAACTCGGGGTGCTGGTCTACGAACTTATGCTGGCGCAAGGCGCCTTCGCGCTCGGCGCAGAAGGGATGGGCTTGACCGCGGCGGGACGGGCGCTGGTGGCGCGCCTGGACATCGACGCGGATGCGCCGGCGGGCCGGCGCCCGCTGTGCCGCAGTTGCCTGGACTGGAGTGAGCGGCGCCACCATCTGGCCGGCCGGCTCGGCGCCGCGCTCCTGGCGCGCTGCGAACAACTGGGCTGGGCGCAGCGCGAGCCGGATTCGCGGGTAATGCGCTTCAGCGCCGCGGGCGAAGCGGCGCTGCGCGACTGGCTGGGCTGA
- a CDS encoding NIPSNAP family protein, giving the protein MTITCFIRYQIDPFQREEFRRYADNWGRIIPRCGGDLLGYFLPHEGSNDVAWGLIAFDSLAAYEAYRQRLRQDEEARANFALAQQQRFILREERTFLENVATTMRPGGWHDRRDL; this is encoded by the coding sequence ATGACCATCACCTGCTTCATCCGCTACCAGATCGATCCCTTCCAGCGCGAGGAATTCCGCCGCTACGCCGACAACTGGGGCCGCATCATTCCCCGCTGCGGCGGCGACCTGCTCGGCTATTTCCTGCCGCACGAGGGCAGCAACGACGTGGCCTGGGGCCTGATCGCCTTCGACAGCCTGGCCGCCTACGAGGCCTACCGCCAGCGCCTCAGGCAGGACGAGGAGGCGCGCGCCAACTTCGCGCTGGCCCAGCAGCAGCGCTTCATCTTGCGCGAAGAGCGGACCTTCCTCGAGAATGTCGCCACCACCATGCGTCCAGGAGGCTGGCATGATCGCCGTGATCTTTGA
- a CDS encoding antibiotic biosynthesis monooxygenase, which translates to MIAVIFEVEPEPAQRQTYLDIAARLRTELEAIDGFLSIERFESLSRPGRILSLSFWRDEEAVQRWRTLESHRAAQTAGRAGIFRDYRLRVATVVRDYGLHQRDEAPPDSRAAHPAA; encoded by the coding sequence ATGATCGCCGTGATCTTTGAAGTCGAACCCGAGCCCGCCCAGCGGCAGACCTATCTCGACATCGCCGCGCGCCTGCGCACCGAGCTCGAAGCCATCGACGGCTTCCTGTCGATCGAGCGCTTCGAGTCGCTGTCGCGTCCAGGGCGCATCCTGTCGCTTTCGTTCTGGCGCGACGAGGAGGCGGTGCAGCGCTGGCGCACCCTCGAGTCGCACCGCGCGGCGCAGACCGCCGGCAGGGCCGGCATCTTCCGCGACTATCGCCTGCGGGTGGCGACGGTGGTGCGCGACTACGGCCTGCACCAGCGGGATGAAGCGCCGCCGGATTCGCGCGCGGCGCATCCCGCAGCTTGA